A single window of Sphingobacterium sp. ML3W DNA harbors:
- a CDS encoding glycosyltransferase encodes MEKQEILFIGLVWPEPSSSAAGFRMVQLLKSFQKNNNTITFASAASKSPYSADLKAMGIKEVEIKLNDDQFNEFVRDLHPQIVVFDRFMTEEQYSWRVAQECPDAVRILDTEDLHFLRHARQSNAKTGEQFDQTLLYSDIAKREIAAILRSDISIIISELEMQLLTNQFAISPAILYYLPFLEEEIDHACIDSWKTYEERADFMFIGNFIHEPNWNTVQYLKKEIWPLLRKQLPQAKLNIYGAYPSQKVLQLNNPKERFFIHGRTENAQTTMADHRILLAPIQFGAGVKGKFIDAMQTGTPSVTTSIGAEAMCGDLPWNGFIANEPQLFIEKAIELYNNKTRWQEAQSNGIAILNQRYARTKFEDDFLMSIRFIKAQLQAHRQQNFMGQLLLHHTLQSTKYLSLWIAEKNK; translated from the coding sequence ATGGAAAAACAAGAAATACTTTTTATCGGTTTAGTATGGCCGGAGCCGAGTTCTTCAGCTGCGGGATTTCGCATGGTCCAATTGCTGAAAAGTTTTCAAAAAAATAACAACACCATCACATTCGCAAGTGCTGCATCCAAATCGCCATACAGTGCCGATTTAAAAGCAATGGGTATAAAAGAAGTGGAAATCAAACTTAACGATGATCAATTCAATGAGTTCGTCCGCGACCTTCATCCTCAAATCGTTGTTTTCGATCGCTTTATGACCGAAGAACAATACAGTTGGCGGGTGGCTCAAGAATGTCCAGATGCTGTACGTATACTCGATACCGAGGATTTACACTTCCTAAGACATGCCCGACAGTCCAATGCTAAAACTGGGGAACAGTTTGATCAGACACTGCTTTACTCCGATATCGCAAAAAGGGAAATAGCCGCAATCTTACGATCGGATATCTCCATCATTATCTCCGAACTTGAGATGCAATTGTTGACCAATCAATTTGCCATCAGCCCCGCTATCCTCTATTATCTACCATTTTTAGAAGAAGAAATTGACCATGCCTGCATCGATTCATGGAAAACCTACGAGGAGCGCGCAGATTTTATGTTTATTGGCAATTTTATTCACGAACCCAATTGGAATACGGTACAATATTTAAAAAAAGAGATCTGGCCCCTGCTTAGGAAACAACTTCCTCAAGCCAAATTAAACATCTATGGAGCTTACCCAAGTCAAAAGGTACTGCAGCTCAATAATCCGAAAGAACGTTTCTTTATACATGGAAGGACGGAAAATGCCCAGACCACAATGGCTGACCATCGCATCCTTTTGGCACCTATCCAATTCGGAGCAGGTGTAAAAGGCAAGTTTATAGACGCCATGCAAACCGGCACACCATCCGTTACAACCAGCATTGGCGCCGAAGCCATGTGTGGCGACTTACCTTGGAACGGTTTTATTGCTAATGAACCGCAGCTATTTATTGAAAAAGCAATCGAACTCTATAACAATAAAACACGCTGGCAAGAAGCGCAAAGTAACGGCATAGCGATCCTAAATCAGCGTTACGCACGTACCAAGTTTGAAGACGATTTTTTAATGAGTATCCGTTTCATCAAAGCACAACTTCAAGCACATCGACAACAGAATTTCATGGGGCAACTCTTGTTACACCACACCCTACAAAGTACTAAATACCTATCCTTGTGGATTGCGGAAAAGAATAAGTAA